The Capsicum annuum cultivar UCD-10X-F1 chromosome 1, UCD10Xv1.1, whole genome shotgun sequence sequence GGAATATTTTCGatataatatctatatttgtAGCAATTATGTTGGTTAACCAAAACTTAAGtaacaataatatatatttgattaacaTGAAGTGTATAATTATATTTGTTAGGTCTCTATTTAATTATTTGTGCAGAGTAAGAATGGAATAACGTGTGTGATTGGATGAATGGGACATTTTCTCACACTCATTATCTATATACGCATAGCTtaactcaagtttgaaaaagaCCATTTTTAAAGTCATTAACATTATAAgcatcaaattatttttatcatattttaatgaAATGTCCCTATTAATTTTAAgtaatttctttatatttgtcTAAGACAGTGTTAAGATTGTGATTCTGCGAACACAGTCTTTCTCAAATTTCGCTTATAAAATTGCATCGAGATATTTTGATGGAGTAAAGTATCTAGTATCCCCTGAACTATGATCGattttgctacgacacactcaaCTTCATGGGGGTCCTTATTACTCTTGAATTAAATTTTAGCGTATCtttatcaatctttttagctgacgtgatacCTTTGACTTGGAtcctatttttatataataaaagtttcATGTCAGCATACGTTAAAATTAATTTCGGGATAATAAAATTTTCGTAAAGTTAAAATGTATCGTAGCGACTTTAGCTATAATTCTATAGGTATATTGAATGTTTATCTctattttgatgaaatgctcctcttttcttctttaatgGGATACCATATTTTCATGGTTAGGTATCCATACCAAACTCTAGTAAGTAGGCTTTTTTCATCAACAATATTATCTAGAACACACAAAAAGTCTTTTgagttatatttataaataaataaagtagtcACTATATAATAATAtgatcactttttttcttttttctttaagaaaGATCATACGTGTAAGCAAAGAAATAAGTAGTACAATTTAATTATTGAGTTGCAATAATTTTGATAACTTACTTAGAAACAATTGATCTTAGAGGAAGCAATGCATGCTCCATCAATTATGAATGTCTCCATTGTTGCGGTTATTGTTCACTAAGATCCCACTAGAAGAAACATTAcccaaaatgaaagagaaaaataagtagaTGAGTGTAACGGTCCAACTCACTAGTGATATTGTTAGTTTTGGATTTAAATTTACACGATTTTAAAATGCGTCGCTAAAATGAAAGACCTGTTACATACACACCCCTCTTATGGACTCAACGTCCTCGTTGCGATTTGCCCGCCCTGTCTTACAAGACTGACACGAGATTGGCTCTGATAATATTTGTAATGGCCtagcccactagtgatattgttcgcTTTGGGCCTAGACCTGCACGGCTTCGAAACACGTCACTAGAGTGAAAACCCTGTTTACTTATATATTCAACATCTCTCATGTATTTTTTCGATGTGAGACTTCATGTTCTAAGTTGGGGCGTTACAATAGGTGGGGTAgggattcttttatttttgttagcaCGATATACATCGACAACCCTAAAAACTTGTTAGTTCActtcatttagatatttaaattataatttgttTCAGTTGAGCTTCTGCATATATGATATAGTGTTCtcattagttattttttatttggcaCACACCGTCAAATGTCTGCTACATAGataaattaacaatttaaaatatgtaacattcttgaagtatacgaattaatcttaattaaaaactcaaaaatatcccAATTAAAAATGTTGTgtgtaattaaagaaaaaagacaccacattattatgaaaatcatatGGTTAAAGTTCCAATAAAATTCTGATTGCCTAATAAAAGtatgtataaattattttaaacatttgGAATTTTAAAAATGTTTATGGACTAAACAAAATactgtttcatatttttagggACAAAAAGTGAGATTAACTcaattatcatttaattaaaattcaattatttcaaaattaattatatcatccttaatatacaataaaaataattacaattcTGGATAAGTTGTtcaatcaaacataaaataagtttatcctaatcaaaattaattatgaaattaattatttcctTATATCAAATGAGCACAAAAGTGAAATAAGTTTATTCTAATCAAAGTTAATTAGGAAATTAATTATTCCTTATACGAGCACAAAAGTGAAAGCAACCCGGAGGTTAAACTAAACCAACACGTAACCTTTTTGTGAACCCGGTTCAACTTAGCCGGCAAACAACCGGTTCACCGGTCCaattttcttctttcattctcTATAAACCACACATATACACATTTTCCAACCAAAAATACTATTTCATAAtaaccccaaaaaaagaaaaaaatctttgcTTTCTTCTCCAATTCACCTCAGGTTCCTCCTATTTTATCtctttgtaaataaataaaatattttctctttaaatatatgaataaataatttataatagaatAGTTCTTAGCTTTTTGGTGTATATTGATCATAAATCttagattttatattattattaggATAAGTCtgagtagttttaattttttggggttttcttgttttttttgtgtatataaCAATTTGGGTTtgggtgtttttttttaaaattttttttcctAGTTAATCAAGTAATTTAGTTATTAAGTTGGATTATTATTAACCTTTTTATGAGCTGTTGATTCTTGATTTGGAGTGTTAGTGCAAGATATTTGGGTTGTATTTGTGTAATTAAATGATGGCTATTGAGTAAAATTTGGATCTTTATTGTTAAAAAGGGGTGTTTTGTTTGTTGCTTTTTTCCTTGTGGTGATTTGGGGAAGTTTGGAAGATTGAAAGTTCAAGTGGGTTGTTGGATTTGTTGAGATTGTGTTAAGTTGAGGTTAGTTGAGTGGTTTTGTGGTGGAAAGTTTGGATCTTTATTGTTAAAAAGCGGTTAATAGTTCAAAAGTTTATTTGGGGTTGTTGAATTTGTTGAGATTGTGTTAAGTTGGGGTGAGTTGAGTGGTTTTGTGGTGGAAAGTTTGGAACTTTGTTGTTAAAAAGGGGTTCTTTCTTTGTTCCTTTTTGTCCCTTTGCTTTTTGTGGTGATTTGGGGCAGTTTGAAAGTTAATTTGGGTTTGTAAGATTTATTTAGGTTGTGTTAACTTGGGTGAGTTTGAGTAGTTTTGTGGTggaaagtttgaatctttaaagtTAGAGATTTGGTGGGGTGTAAGATTAGTTAGTGAAGATGGTTGAATCAATTGGTGCAATATCACTTTTAGGGAGGGTACCAGTTTATGGAGTATGTTATGGGAAAGATCTGTTGAGTAAACGGAAGGCAATTGATGTATGTGGATTGCCTTCTGCTGATTGTCATGGCAGAAAGTTTGTTTGTGGTTCTTATTTGCGGAGATTAAGATCTGGTTGTGTAAGGTTTTCGTCAATAAGATGCCAGGCTATGGAATTGACCAAAGAGGCATATTCATATAAAGAGGACGGGAGAATTCCTAAAGATTTCCGGTATCGGATTGAGACTGATGTGGATAGAAAGCCAGGGAAATGGCCACCAGCAAATAAAGCTGACAATCCAGCTCTTCATAATCCATTGATTAGACAAGAGAGGATGGGTTGTGGATGGTTAGCAGCTATATTTGAATGGGAGGGTGTGTTAGCTGAAGACAATCCAGATCTTGAGAAACAGGCGTGGTTAGGTCTGTCTCAGGAAGAAGGAAAATCACCTCCTCCGGGTTTCATTTTGAAGAGAATTGAAGGAATGAAGAATGAGCAAGCGATATCAGAAGTTCTCTGCTGGTCAAGAGATCCCGTACAAGTGAGGAGAATGGCGTCTCGGAAGGAGGAGATTTATCAAGCGTTGCAGGGTGGAGTTTATAGCTTCCGACCTGGATCACAGGAGTTTGTCAATACCCTGATGCACTACAAGGTGCCAATGGCTTTAGTATCTACACGCCCTAGAAAGTATATCGAGAATGCAATTGGTACCGTTGGCTTTGAAGGGATTTTTAGTGTCGTCGTAGCTGCTGAGGATGTTCACAGAGGGAAGCCTGATCCGGAGATGTTTGTCTATGTATCACAGCTTCTACAGTACATACCAGAGAGGTGTATTGTGTTTGGAAACTCAAATCAAACCGTGGAGGCTGCACATGATGCTCAGATGAAGTGTGTCGCCGTTGCCAGCAAACATCCAGTGTACGAGCTTGGTGCTGCTGACTTGGTTGTTCGACACCTTGATGAGCTCTCAATCGTTGACCTAAAGAACCTTGCTGCTGTTGAGCTTACTGAATTTGGATCCCCTGAACCAGAGTTGGAGATGGAAGAAGAGGATGATCCGTATCCTCCATCTACGGTGGCCGTTGATGATGGTTTCTGGTAGCATCTCCTCAATGTACAGTAGTTGCGGTTAATATTATTCAAATAGGATgtagaaaaatataaactaaaatgcAGGGCAAGAAGTGTATCAGAAGGTGGTCTACATTGGGCTGCCATTTATGTGACTTTGTAAGTGATATTTGTATTATACATGTATATTTCTGATTATCGCTACTTgctt is a genomic window containing:
- the LOC107865099 gene encoding 5-amino-6-(5-phospho-D-ribitylamino)uracil phosphatase, chloroplastic — protein: MVESIGAISLLGRVPVYGVCYGKDLLSKRKAIDVCGLPSADCHGRKFVCGSYLRRLRSGCVRFSSIRCQAMELTKEAYSYKEDGRIPKDFRYRIETDVDRKPGKWPPANKADNPALHNPLIRQERMGCGWLAAIFEWEGVLAEDNPDLEKQAWLGLSQEEGKSPPPGFILKRIEGMKNEQAISEVLCWSRDPVQVRRMASRKEEIYQALQGGVYSFRPGSQEFVNTLMHYKVPMALVSTRPRKYIENAIGTVGFEGIFSVVVAAEDVHRGKPDPEMFVYVSQLLQYIPERCIVFGNSNQTVEAAHDAQMKCVAVASKHPVYELGAADLVVRHLDELSIVDLKNLAAVELTEFGSPEPELEMEEEDDPYPPSTVAVDDGFW